CCAGCTTCGCCACTCGGTCGGTCGAGCAGCCCGAGAGGGCCGCCGTTCCCGCGCCAGTGACGCCAAGCACCTTGAGGAACTGTCGCCGGTCGACCCCGGTGGTTCCCTGTTCGTCGGCCATCGCCGCTCCCTGGTCAGGCAGTCGCGTCGTCATACTAGTAGTGGCACACGGTGCAGTCGCGCGAAACCTTCCGCTCGATGTGACAGCTGATGCAGAAGCCCATGTTGTTCACGTTGTTGACCTTGTAGACCTGCGGCATGCGCGCGACGTTGCCGTGGCAGGTGGCGCAGGCGTTCGCCCCGAGCGCCTTGATATGGCGCTGATGCGGGAAGTGAACGTGGCGGGCGAGCTCGTGCACGCGCGTCCACTCCACCGGGAGTTTCTTGCTCCAGGCGTCCTTGAGCTTCTGGATCTCGACCTTGTTCTCCTTGGTCTTCCCGCTCACGGCGATGTGGCAGCCCATGCAGGTCTGCATGCTCGGAATGCCAGGCTCGGACGAAACGTTGGCCGAGTAGTGGCAGTACTGGCACTGCATCTTCAGCATCCCCGCGTGCACATCGTGCCGGAAGAGGATCGGCTGCTTCGGCCCCTTGAACGCCGACGAGTCGGTGAGGGCCGCGATGGTGGGGGGGGCCGCCTTTTGGGCGCCGAGCGGCGTGAGAAGCGCCATCGCGCCCATCACCGCCACTGCCGCACCAAGTCCACGGAAGAACCGCTTGCGCATAGTCGCTGACCGCCGAAGAGGATCCGACTTTGTGAAAGATTTCACGATCGAGGTCCTGCAATAGGAAGGGGTCGAACGACGACCCCTTCTGCCGGGCGCAAAGTTAGCGGAGGACCCCCCTCCGTTCAACTACGGCCCGTCAACCGATGGAGGAGGATCGACGGCGGTACCCGCCGGTTCCACCGGGGTTCCGGCGGCACTGTCGCGTGGCCGGGGGGGCAGGAGCCCGGCACGGCGCATATAGTGGCCGACCTCGAGGCCGATCGCTCGGAGGAGGGTCGCCTCTCGGCCGTCGGGGTCCGCCCGGAAGATGACTTCCCGGAAGCCTCGCATGACCAGCTCCGGATCGCGCTTCTTGAAGAACTGGATCGCCGTCAGCGCCCCTTCCCAGTCCTGAAAGAGCGCTTCGAGCTGCTCATGGGTGGCCGGGCCAGCGGCATGCCGGGGGGCCTTGAGCGGAATGCTGTCTCCGCCGCGGGCCACCCACAGCTCGTGCGCCATCACGGCCCATGCCTGCGCCAGGTTGAGCGAGGAGTAGTCGGGGTTGGCTGAGATCGTCACCAGCTGGGCGCAGCGGTCGAGCTCCTCGTTCTGCAGCCCATGCGCTTCCCGGCCGGCGAGGATCCCCACCCGTCCGACGCGAGAGCGCTCCACCAGCTCTGCCGCCGCCTCGCGCGGGCGGAGCGTGGTCCGCTTGGCGGTCCGCTCCCGACCCGTCAGTGCCACAACGTGGGTCAGGTCGGCGAAGGCCTCGTCGAGGGAATCGTGGATCGTCATCCTCTCAAGGAGGTCCGCCGTGTTGTGCGCGACGCCTTCGATGCGATAGTGATCGATCGGGCACTCGGGCTGCACCAGCCGCACATCCATCACGCCGAAGTTCTTCGCGATGCGGATGCACGACGCGAGGTTCACCAGATCCTGGATCGCGACCAGGATCAACACCGGCGGCTCGCCCTGCAGCTGGTCGGTCATCCGCGAAGCAGCACGCCGGCCGCCGCTTCGGCCGCACGGATCGGATCGAGATAGTCGGCCTGCTCGCCAAGCGAGGCCCGCAGACCGCGGTACTCCTCGCGCACGGACGCGAGCACCGGAGCCGCCACGCCCAGCTCGCGCGCCAGCGCCTCCGCGATGCCGATGTCCTTCTCCAGCAGCGCCAGGCGGAAGAGCTGCGGGTAGAGCCCGGTGAGCACTCGCTCGGGAATGAGGACCTCGCTCGCCAACGACCGGCCGCTCGATGCATTGAGCACGTCGATTGCCGCGCGCGGATCAATCCCCGCCTTGGCCAGCGTGACCATCCCTTCGCCGAGCGCAAGAATGTGCACGGCGAGCAATGCGTTGTTGACTGCCTTCATCGCGTGCCCGGCGCCCACCGGGCCGAGGTGGACCACCTTTCCGGCGAACGGGGCAACCACCTCCTCGGCACGGGCCACGTCCTCCGCGCTGCCGCCGCACATGATCGTCAACGCGCCCTTCGCCGCGAGTGGCGGGCCGCCGCTGACCGGCGCATCGACGAAGGCGACGCCGACCTCGGCCAAACGGGCCGCGATCTCACGCGAGGTGGCCGGGTCGCCGGAGGTGCAATCGACCAGGATGGACCCCGCCGCCAGGCCGGCGAGGAGGCCATCGGAGCCCTCAAGCAGGGCGGCCACGTCGCCCGACGTGGGAAGACAGGTGATCACTGCATCCATCCCGGCCGCCACCTCGCGGGGAGTTCGGGCCACGGACACGCCGGGGTGGTCGGTGGCGAACGCCTCCGCCTTGGTCGCGGTCCGATTCCAGACGGCGAGCCCCTCGCGGGCGGCGCAGCGGTCGGCCATCGGGGTGCCAATCGCTCCCAGGCCGGCAAATCCGATCTTCATCACGACTCCAATCGTGCGGGACGGCTAGAATCTAGGGGATGTCCACCCGGATCCTGCATTGCGATCTCGACGCCTTCTTCGTCGAGGTCTGCCGCCGCCACGACCCCGCCCTCGAGGGCGTCGACCTGCTGATCGTCGGCGGTCGGCGGCAATCGCGCGGCGTGGTGCAGTCGGCCTCGTACGGGGCGCGCGCCTTCGGGGTGCGGAGCGGAATGCCGATCGCCGAGGCGGCACGGCGTTGCCCGGGCGCGACGTTCGTGAAGGGGGAGTTCGCCTGGTACAAGGAGGCGTCGCGTGCGGTGCGCACCGTGCTCGAGCGGCACGCGCCGCTGGTGGTGATGACCGGCATG
The DNA window shown above is from Gemmatimonadota bacterium and carries:
- a CDS encoding NAD(P)-dependent oxidoreductase, whose protein sequence is MKIGFAGLGAIGTPMADRCAAREGLAVWNRTATKAEAFATDHPGVSVARTPREVAAGMDAVITCLPTSGDVAALLEGSDGLLAGLAAGSILVDCTSGDPATSREIAARLAEVGVAFVDAPVSGGPPLAAKGALTIMCGGSAEDVARAEEVVAPFAGKVVHLGPVGAGHAMKAVNNALLAVHILALGEGMVTLAKAGIDPRAAIDVLNASSGRSLASEVLIPERVLTGLYPQLFRLALLEKDIGIAEALARELGVAAPVLASVREEYRGLRASLGEQADYLDPIRAAEAAAGVLLRG
- a CDS encoding cytochrome c3 family protein, whose amino-acid sequence is MRKRFFRGLGAAVAVMGAMALLTPLGAQKAAPPTIAALTDSSAFKGPKQPILFRHDVHAGMLKMQCQYCHYSANVSSEPGIPSMQTCMGCHIAVSGKTKENKVEIQKLKDAWSKKLPVEWTRVHELARHVHFPHQRHIKALGANACATCHGNVARMPQVYKVNNVNNMGFCISCHIERKVSRDCTVCHY
- a CDS encoding tRNA (cytosine(32)/uridine(32)-2'-O)-methyltransferase TrmJ; the encoded protein is MTDQLQGEPPVLILVAIQDLVNLASCIRIAKNFGVMDVRLVQPECPIDHYRIEGVAHNTADLLERMTIHDSLDEAFADLTHVVALTGRERTAKRTTLRPREAAAELVERSRVGRVGILAGREAHGLQNEELDRCAQLVTISANPDYSSLNLAQAWAVMAHELWVARGGDSIPLKAPRHAAGPATHEQLEALFQDWEGALTAIQFFKKRDPELVMRGFREVIFRADPDGREATLLRAIGLEVGHYMRRAGLLPPRPRDSAAGTPVEPAGTAVDPPPSVDGP